Proteins encoded together in one Telopea speciosissima isolate NSW1024214 ecotype Mountain lineage chromosome 4, Tspe_v1, whole genome shotgun sequence window:
- the LOC122658249 gene encoding kinesin-like protein KIN-14I isoform X2 translates to MTTEGIFSFSMASVVEDVLQQNGTRLSDIDLASRKAEEAALRRYDAAGWLRKTVGLVGTKDLPAEPSEDEFRLGLRSGIILCNVLNKIQPGAVPKVVESLSDTANVPDGAALSAYQYFENLRNFLIVVQEMGLPTFEVSDLEQGGKSSRIVNCVLALKSLSDSKQFGGNRARKFGGSLKSASSGKYVVRKNSELFTNSLSKNQSMSEKSLDGLSPDPSTNGDLAYALTEMATTQSVNMLVRAVLSDKNPEEVPALVESLLSRVMEEFERRLACQNELMKTAVKDLTKTDGDKTLLKTASCEVKVETDDENVAKMNKNKSLCEKPIHDEESKKQIMKQQMLVDRQQRAILELRHTLSATKAGMHFMQMKCLEEYNTLGRHMHVLALASAGYHKVLEENRKLYNQVQDLKGSIRVYCRVRPFLPGQPNRLNTVDHIAEGNITIITPSKYGKEGRRSFTFNKVFGPTASQEEVFSDTRPLIRSVLEGYNVCIFAYGQTGSGKTYTMTGPHELTEKSRGVNYRALNDLFLLSEQRKDSFSYDVSVQMMEIYNEQVRDLLVTDGFNKRLEIRNSSQNGLNVPDANLVPVTSTSDVLELMNLGHRNRAVGSTALNDRSSRSHSCVTVHVQGRDLTSGAVLRGSMHLVDLAGSERVDKSEVIGDRLKEAVHINKSLSALGDVISSLAQKNSHVPYRNSKLTQLLQDSLGGQAKTLMFVHISPEPDAVGETISTLKFAERVSTIELGAARVNKDGADVKELKEQIASLKAALARKEEEPENLQHSIPSSPEQHIFKLSESPVFKPSGSPLHQNRQIRGDMSGAHSKGQQPMEDVGNKEVRNNSVTRPKSKSSLDLQELLMNSPPWPPVSGPEQNFRKEDEKETGSGDWVDKVMVNKQEVVYGDEKPLERWDGENGQLPEHFYQRLSLDSKVYPEKLYNRVSGNKKESPDYDLQTNRSDIASTADSDELDVASSDLSEPDMLWQFNHPKMTRIPNGVGTKIKKPQSKANKSPEIRSSIPTLGSSPSRKLSNGVGPPGHWSGRQPASADMKRRAGKGK, encoded by the exons ATGACGACGGAAGGgattttctcattttctatGGCTTCTGTTGTGGAGGATGTTCTACAACAGAATGGGACTCGGTTGAGCGACATTGATTTAGCGTCAAGGAAAGCAGAGGAAGCAG CACTTAGAAGGTATGATGCTGCGGGGTGGCTGCGAAAGACGGTCGGATTGGTTGGAACTAAAGATTTGCCGGCTGAGCCATCTGAGGATGAATTTAGGCTTGGGTTACGAAGTGGAATCATCCTCTGCAATGTTCTCAATAAGATTCAACCTGGTGCAGTGCCAAAG GTTGTGGAAAGTCTATCGGATACTGCTAATGTCCCTGATGGAGCTGCTTTATCAGCATATCAGTACTTTGAAAATTTGAGGAATTTCCTCATAGTTGTGCAGGAGATGGGGCTTCCTACCTTTGAGGTATCCGATCTGGAACAG GGAGGGAAATCTTCACGGATTGTAAACTGCGTTCTGGCACTTAAATCCTTAAGTGACTCCAAACAGTTTGGTGGAAACCGAGCGAGGAAATTTGGAGGAAGTTTGAAATCCGCCAGCTCAGGGAAATATGTTGTAAGGAAAAATTCTGAACTTTTCACAAATTCGTTGTCAAAGAACCAATCAATGAGTGAGAAATCCCTGGACGGTTTATCCCCTGATCCAAGCACAAATGGTGATCTTGCTTATGCTCTTACTGAAATG GCAACCACTCAATCAGTGAATATGCTTGTACGTGCAGTTCTATCAGACAAGAATCCTGAAGAAGTTCCAGCG TTGGTGGAGTCATTGCTAAGTAGGGTTATGGAGGAGTTTGAACGTCGTCTTGCATGTCAAAATGAGCTG ATGAAAACAGCTGTAAAGGATTTGACTAAAACTGATGGGGACAAAACCCTTTTAAAGACTGCTTCTTGTGAAGTGAAG GTGGAGACGGATGATGAGAATGTGGCAAAGATGAACAAAAACAAATCCTTGTGTGAAAAGCCTATCCATGATGAGGAGTCAAAAAAGCAGATTATGAAGCAGCAGATGCTTGTTGACCGGCAACAAAGAGCTATACTG GAGCTCAGACATACTCTCTCTGCAACAAAAGCTGGGATGCACTTTATGCAGATGAAGTGCCTTGAGGAGTACAACACTCTTG GTAGACACATGCATGTTCTAGCTCTTGCTTCCGCTGGTTACCataaagttcttgaagaaaaccgtaAACTATATAATCAAGTGCAAGACCTTAAAG gaAGTATCAGGGTCTACTGCCGAGTCAGACCCTTCTTGCCTGGGCAACCAAACCGTTTGAACACTGTGGATCATATAGCAGAAGGAAATATTACAATCATCACCCCTTCAAAATATGGAAAAGAGGGACGTAGATCATTCACTTTCAATAAAGTTTTTGGTCCTACTGCATCTCAAG AGGAAGTCTTCTCAGATACTCGACCCCTAATTCGATCAGTTCTTGAGGGTTACAATGTTTGCATATTTGCATATGGTCAGACAGGATCAGGAAAAACCTATACTATG ACAGGGCCACATGAGCTTACAGAAAAAAGCCGAGGTGTAAATTACAGGGCGTTGAAtgatttgtttcttctctcagAACAAAGAAAGGATAGCTTTAGCTATGATGTTTCTGTTCAGATGATGGAGATATATAATGAACAAGTCAGAGATCTCCTGGTTACTGATGGTTTTAACAAAAG ATTAGAAATTCGTAACAGCTCTCAAAATGGACTAAATGTGCCAGATGCAAATCTTGTACCTGTTACATCAACATCTGATGTTCTTGAACTGATGAACCTTGGACACAGGAATCGTGCAGTGGGTTCAACAGCTCTCAATGACCGTAGTAGTCGCTCTCATAG TTGCGTGACGGTTCATGTTCAAGGTAGAGACCTGACATCAGGAGCTGTTCTCCGTGGGTCAATGCACTTGGTTGACCTGGCTGGGAGTGAAAGGGTTGACAAATCTGAAGTTATAGGGGATAGACTGAAGGAAGCAGTGCATATTAACAAATCACTTTCTGCTCTAGGCGATGTGATATCGTCCCTCGCCCAAAAGAATTCACATGTTCCTTACAGGAACAGTAAACTCACACAACTGCTTCAAGATTCTCTAG GAGGACAAGCCAAGACATTAATGTTTGTTCATATTAGCCCTGAACCTGATGCTGTTGGGGAGACAATTAGTACGCTAAAGTTTGCTGAGCGTGTTTCTACTATTGAGCTTGGTGCTGCCCGAGTAAACAAAGATGGTGCAGATGTCAAAGAGCTCAAAGAGCAG ATTGCTAGTCTTAAGGCAGCATTAgcaaggaaagaggaagaacccGAGAACCTCCAACATTCCATACCCAGCTCTCCTGAACAACACATATTTAAGCTTAGTGAATCACCTGTATTTAAGCCTAGTGGATCACCTTTGCATCAAAACAGACAGATTAGAGGAGATATGTCAGGTGCTCACAGCAAAGGCCAGCAACCAATGGAGGATGTAGGAAACAAAGAG gtaAGGAATAATTCTGTGACAAGGCCAAAGAGCAAAAGCAGCCTTGATCTACAAGAACTACTGATGAATTCACCTCCCTGGCCACCAGTTAGTGGGCCTGAACAAAATTTCAGAAAGGAGGATGAGAAGGAAACAGGGTCTGGAGATTGGGTTGATAAGGTCATGGTGAACAAGCAAGAAGTTGTATATGGAGATGAAAAACCACTGGAGCGTTGGGATGGTGAAAATGGTCAGTTGCCTGAGCATTTCTATCAGAGACTTTCCCTGGATTCAAAGGTATACCCAGAAAAACTATACAACAGAGTCTCAGGTAACAAAAAAGAGAGCCCAGATTATGATCTTCAGACAAACCGGTCTGATATAGCTTCCACTGCTGATTCTGATGAGCTCGATGTTGCAAGTAGCGATTTATCTGAGCCAGACATGCTTTGGCAATTCAATCATCCTAAGATGACCAGAATACCAAATGGAGTAGGGACAAAGATCAAGAAACCTCAATCCAAGGCAAATAAAAGCCCTGAAATAAG GAGTTCAATTCCTACGTTAGGTTCTTCGCCATCACGGAAATTATCAAATGGAGTTGGGCCACCTGGACATTGGAGTGGAAGGCAGCCAGCTTCTGCTGACATGAAGCGCAGAGCTGGAAAAGGGAAGTAA
- the LOC122658249 gene encoding kinesin-like protein KIN-14I isoform X1: MTTEGIFSFSMASVVEDVLQQNGTRLSDIDLASRKAEEAALRRYDAAGWLRKTVGLVGTKDLPAEPSEDEFRLGLRSGIILCNVLNKIQPGAVPKVVESLSDTANVPDGAALSAYQYFENLRNFLIVVQEMGLPTFEVSDLEQGGKSSRIVNCVLALKSLSDSKQFGGNRARKFGGSLKSASSGKYVVRKNSELFTNSLSKNQSMSEKSLDGLSPDPSTNGDLAYALTEMATTQSVNMLVRAVLSDKNPEEVPALVESLLSRVMEEFERRLACQNELQMKTAVKDLTKTDGDKTLLKTASCEVKVETDDENVAKMNKNKSLCEKPIHDEESKKQIMKQQMLVDRQQRAILELRHTLSATKAGMHFMQMKCLEEYNTLGRHMHVLALASAGYHKVLEENRKLYNQVQDLKGSIRVYCRVRPFLPGQPNRLNTVDHIAEGNITIITPSKYGKEGRRSFTFNKVFGPTASQEEVFSDTRPLIRSVLEGYNVCIFAYGQTGSGKTYTMTGPHELTEKSRGVNYRALNDLFLLSEQRKDSFSYDVSVQMMEIYNEQVRDLLVTDGFNKRLEIRNSSQNGLNVPDANLVPVTSTSDVLELMNLGHRNRAVGSTALNDRSSRSHSCVTVHVQGRDLTSGAVLRGSMHLVDLAGSERVDKSEVIGDRLKEAVHINKSLSALGDVISSLAQKNSHVPYRNSKLTQLLQDSLGGQAKTLMFVHISPEPDAVGETISTLKFAERVSTIELGAARVNKDGADVKELKEQIASLKAALARKEEEPENLQHSIPSSPEQHIFKLSESPVFKPSGSPLHQNRQIRGDMSGAHSKGQQPMEDVGNKEVRNNSVTRPKSKSSLDLQELLMNSPPWPPVSGPEQNFRKEDEKETGSGDWVDKVMVNKQEVVYGDEKPLERWDGENGQLPEHFYQRLSLDSKVYPEKLYNRVSGNKKESPDYDLQTNRSDIASTADSDELDVASSDLSEPDMLWQFNHPKMTRIPNGVGTKIKKPQSKANKSPEIRSSIPTLGSSPSRKLSNGVGPPGHWSGRQPASADMKRRAGKGK, translated from the exons ATGACGACGGAAGGgattttctcattttctatGGCTTCTGTTGTGGAGGATGTTCTACAACAGAATGGGACTCGGTTGAGCGACATTGATTTAGCGTCAAGGAAAGCAGAGGAAGCAG CACTTAGAAGGTATGATGCTGCGGGGTGGCTGCGAAAGACGGTCGGATTGGTTGGAACTAAAGATTTGCCGGCTGAGCCATCTGAGGATGAATTTAGGCTTGGGTTACGAAGTGGAATCATCCTCTGCAATGTTCTCAATAAGATTCAACCTGGTGCAGTGCCAAAG GTTGTGGAAAGTCTATCGGATACTGCTAATGTCCCTGATGGAGCTGCTTTATCAGCATATCAGTACTTTGAAAATTTGAGGAATTTCCTCATAGTTGTGCAGGAGATGGGGCTTCCTACCTTTGAGGTATCCGATCTGGAACAG GGAGGGAAATCTTCACGGATTGTAAACTGCGTTCTGGCACTTAAATCCTTAAGTGACTCCAAACAGTTTGGTGGAAACCGAGCGAGGAAATTTGGAGGAAGTTTGAAATCCGCCAGCTCAGGGAAATATGTTGTAAGGAAAAATTCTGAACTTTTCACAAATTCGTTGTCAAAGAACCAATCAATGAGTGAGAAATCCCTGGACGGTTTATCCCCTGATCCAAGCACAAATGGTGATCTTGCTTATGCTCTTACTGAAATG GCAACCACTCAATCAGTGAATATGCTTGTACGTGCAGTTCTATCAGACAAGAATCCTGAAGAAGTTCCAGCG TTGGTGGAGTCATTGCTAAGTAGGGTTATGGAGGAGTTTGAACGTCGTCTTGCATGTCAAAATGAGCTG CAGATGAAAACAGCTGTAAAGGATTTGACTAAAACTGATGGGGACAAAACCCTTTTAAAGACTGCTTCTTGTGAAGTGAAG GTGGAGACGGATGATGAGAATGTGGCAAAGATGAACAAAAACAAATCCTTGTGTGAAAAGCCTATCCATGATGAGGAGTCAAAAAAGCAGATTATGAAGCAGCAGATGCTTGTTGACCGGCAACAAAGAGCTATACTG GAGCTCAGACATACTCTCTCTGCAACAAAAGCTGGGATGCACTTTATGCAGATGAAGTGCCTTGAGGAGTACAACACTCTTG GTAGACACATGCATGTTCTAGCTCTTGCTTCCGCTGGTTACCataaagttcttgaagaaaaccgtaAACTATATAATCAAGTGCAAGACCTTAAAG gaAGTATCAGGGTCTACTGCCGAGTCAGACCCTTCTTGCCTGGGCAACCAAACCGTTTGAACACTGTGGATCATATAGCAGAAGGAAATATTACAATCATCACCCCTTCAAAATATGGAAAAGAGGGACGTAGATCATTCACTTTCAATAAAGTTTTTGGTCCTACTGCATCTCAAG AGGAAGTCTTCTCAGATACTCGACCCCTAATTCGATCAGTTCTTGAGGGTTACAATGTTTGCATATTTGCATATGGTCAGACAGGATCAGGAAAAACCTATACTATG ACAGGGCCACATGAGCTTACAGAAAAAAGCCGAGGTGTAAATTACAGGGCGTTGAAtgatttgtttcttctctcagAACAAAGAAAGGATAGCTTTAGCTATGATGTTTCTGTTCAGATGATGGAGATATATAATGAACAAGTCAGAGATCTCCTGGTTACTGATGGTTTTAACAAAAG ATTAGAAATTCGTAACAGCTCTCAAAATGGACTAAATGTGCCAGATGCAAATCTTGTACCTGTTACATCAACATCTGATGTTCTTGAACTGATGAACCTTGGACACAGGAATCGTGCAGTGGGTTCAACAGCTCTCAATGACCGTAGTAGTCGCTCTCATAG TTGCGTGACGGTTCATGTTCAAGGTAGAGACCTGACATCAGGAGCTGTTCTCCGTGGGTCAATGCACTTGGTTGACCTGGCTGGGAGTGAAAGGGTTGACAAATCTGAAGTTATAGGGGATAGACTGAAGGAAGCAGTGCATATTAACAAATCACTTTCTGCTCTAGGCGATGTGATATCGTCCCTCGCCCAAAAGAATTCACATGTTCCTTACAGGAACAGTAAACTCACACAACTGCTTCAAGATTCTCTAG GAGGACAAGCCAAGACATTAATGTTTGTTCATATTAGCCCTGAACCTGATGCTGTTGGGGAGACAATTAGTACGCTAAAGTTTGCTGAGCGTGTTTCTACTATTGAGCTTGGTGCTGCCCGAGTAAACAAAGATGGTGCAGATGTCAAAGAGCTCAAAGAGCAG ATTGCTAGTCTTAAGGCAGCATTAgcaaggaaagaggaagaacccGAGAACCTCCAACATTCCATACCCAGCTCTCCTGAACAACACATATTTAAGCTTAGTGAATCACCTGTATTTAAGCCTAGTGGATCACCTTTGCATCAAAACAGACAGATTAGAGGAGATATGTCAGGTGCTCACAGCAAAGGCCAGCAACCAATGGAGGATGTAGGAAACAAAGAG gtaAGGAATAATTCTGTGACAAGGCCAAAGAGCAAAAGCAGCCTTGATCTACAAGAACTACTGATGAATTCACCTCCCTGGCCACCAGTTAGTGGGCCTGAACAAAATTTCAGAAAGGAGGATGAGAAGGAAACAGGGTCTGGAGATTGGGTTGATAAGGTCATGGTGAACAAGCAAGAAGTTGTATATGGAGATGAAAAACCACTGGAGCGTTGGGATGGTGAAAATGGTCAGTTGCCTGAGCATTTCTATCAGAGACTTTCCCTGGATTCAAAGGTATACCCAGAAAAACTATACAACAGAGTCTCAGGTAACAAAAAAGAGAGCCCAGATTATGATCTTCAGACAAACCGGTCTGATATAGCTTCCACTGCTGATTCTGATGAGCTCGATGTTGCAAGTAGCGATTTATCTGAGCCAGACATGCTTTGGCAATTCAATCATCCTAAGATGACCAGAATACCAAATGGAGTAGGGACAAAGATCAAGAAACCTCAATCCAAGGCAAATAAAAGCCCTGAAATAAG GAGTTCAATTCCTACGTTAGGTTCTTCGCCATCACGGAAATTATCAAATGGAGTTGGGCCACCTGGACATTGGAGTGGAAGGCAGCCAGCTTCTGCTGACATGAAGCGCAGAGCTGGAAAAGGGAAGTAA